The Flavobacterium sp. K5-23 genome segment GTTCCAAATTGTTGAATTGTAAATAGTACAAAAAGAATTCCAATTACAATGGGAACTGTATTTATTTCAGGATAAAAGGTTCTAATTCCTTCCACTGCAGAGGATACTGAGATGGGCGGGGTGATGATTCCGTCTGCCAGCAAGGCACTTCCACCAATTATTGCGGGGACTATTAGCCAGGTTATTTTTGTTTTTTTGACCAGGGCATACAAAGCGAAAATTCCGCCTTCCCCATGGTTGTCAGCGCTCAAAGTGATGATGACGTATTTAATAGTGGTTTGTAGTGTAAGTGTCCAAAACACACATGATATACCTCCTAAAACGATATCAGCATTTATAACATAATTGCTAAGTATGGCTTTCATTACATATAGAGGTGAGGTACCTATATCTCCGTAAATGATCCCTAATGAAATTAATAAACCTCCTAAAGACAATTTACTGTGGAGATCCTTGTGTGCTGCGCTCATTTGTGACTTTTAAAAAACTCGTCAAATTTACTCTTTTTAAATAAATTAAGGTTGTTTTTCGTAGAAATTACACATAAAAAAAACACGGTTTGTAGAACCGTGTTTTTAGTAGTTTTTTACTTTATATTAGTCTCTTCTATTACCATTACCATTTCTTGAAGAAGAGTTTTCTCTTTTAGATTCTGTTCTCTGAGGACTTGCTTGTCTTGAAGAGTTATCTCTTTGAGGAGAGGCTTCTCTTGATGAATTTCCTCTGTTAGATTCTACTCTCTGTGGAGTTGCTTGTCTTGAAGTGTTATTTCTACTTTGAGAATTGTCTCTTTGAGGAGTCGCTTCTCTTGATGAATTCCCTCTGTTAGATTCTACCCTTTGAGGTGTTGCTTCTCTTGAAGAGTTTCCTCTGTTTTGAGAATATTCTCTTTGTGGAGTCGCTTCTCTTGATGAATTTCCTCTGTTAGATTCTACCCTTTGAGAAGTTGCTTCTCTTGAAGAGTTCCCTCTATTTTGAGAATATTCTCTTTGAGGAGTCGCTTCTCTTGATGAATTACCTCTGTTAGATTCTACCCTTTGATTGGCGTTGTCTCTTGAAGAATTAGATCTGTTTTGAGAATTATTTCTGTTAGATTCTGTTCTATTTGTTGCAGCGTCTCTAGAAGAACCTGATCTGGTATGTAAATAACCAATTTCATTTCTTGATTCACCATTTCGAGAACCTACATTACGTGTATCTCTTCTTTGATCTAATTCATAACGATTCGTTACGTTTGCATTTCTTCTTGAAAAGGCTTGGTTAGGATTTTGTCTTTCATAACTATTACTTCTTCTGCTATTGTATAAAACAACTGCTTGGCTGCTTCTTCTATAATTTACATAGTTATAATTGTTATTTAAGTTCAAGCAAATACTGATGTTATTTCTATATCTGAAAATCGGATAAGGATTCCATGCATAATAATAACTTGGGTAATAATTCCAATACCAGTTTGAATAATAAGGACGATAATTAGAAGCCCAAAAAGAAGCGTAAATATAAGGAGTTGTGTAATATACTGGCTCATAAATGTAATTTGGTCCATACATAAACGCATTTCCTACTACCTGTACATGGATTTGATTGTTTCTGTCTTTTTCTGCATCAATAGTAGCGACATCTTGATAAACGTCTCTATCTAAAACGGACTGGATAATAATAACGTGTGTTCTTCCTTCTACGGTTTCAATTACTCTTAAATAATCTACCTCGTCATCATAATTTAAATCTAAATTTGATATCTGTAGTTTGGGATCATTTAATCGTCTTTCAAAATCTTGAAGATTTCGGGAGTCCCCAAAAATAGATGCAATAGCTCTCAAATCTAAATTATCACTAATTTCATCATTCATGGCATTGACTCTGGTTCTATTTTGAGCTTGCAGCTGTACTGCAAAAAATGCAGTCATTAAGCTTAGTAAGAGTATTTTAGTTTTCATCGCTTTTGTATTTATGTTTAACAATTATAGAATATCCAATTACTGTGCCAATAAACATTTTCCTTTATACTTATTATTATATTAAATTGTAAATTAGCTCTAAATAATTTTAAATAATGAAAAATATTTTTTTGGTAATAATAGCTTCAAGTGTATTTTTATCTTGTAAAACAGCCCGAGATAGTGTTGTTTATAATGAAAGTGCTGCTTTTGAATCGGTTCAAGTCGATACTTTATTTCAGGATAAAATAAGTATAAGAGCCTTGGTTGTTGATGCTGATAAAGTTTGGTATGCGGCTAATAATTCAAGATTTGGTTATTTTGATTTAGTAAAAAATAAAAAAGTTGAAAACAATAGTATAAAGGATACACTAAAACGGGAGTTCAGGAGTATTGCTCAAACTCAAGAATATATTTTTATACTCAATGTGTCTAATCCGGCTTTGTTATATAAAGTATCAAAAAAGGAGGGGACCCTAAAGTTAGTTTATCAGGAACATCACGAAAAAGTATTTTATGATAGTATGCAGTTTTGGAATGATAAAGAAGGAATCGCTATGGGCGATCCTATAGGAGAAAGTCTTTCTATCATCATTACAAGAGACGGAGGTAATTCATGGAATAGAATCCCGTCAAATAAGTTGCCCAAAGTTTCAGCGGGTGAAGCAGCTTTTGCGGCTAGCAATACAAATATTGTATTAAAAGGGAATAATGCCTGGATAGTTTCAGGCGGTGTGAAATCTAGGGTGTTTTACTCATCAGATAAAGGAAAAAATTGGGAAGTGTATAATACCCCGATTATTCAAGGAAAGGCAATGACTGGGATTTTTACTGCGGATTTCTATGATGCTAAAAACGGTTTTATTGCTGGTGGAGATTATGAAGTTCCCATACAAAATTTTACAAATAAAGCCATTACAAAAGATGGAGGAAAAACTTGGGAATTAATAGGGGAGAACCAAGGATTTGGGTATGCATCCTGTATACAATACGTTCCTGACAGTAAAGGCAAAGGACTGGTCTCAGTAGGTGCCACAGGATTGCATTATTCGTCAGATAGCGGTAATTCATGGAAACAATTGGCAACCGACCCAGGTTTTTTTACAATTCGGTTTATAAATGATCATACGGCAATTGCTGCAGGTCATAATAAAATGGTTCGAATAATTTTTAAATAAAAAAGTGCCCTAAATAATAAAGAAATTTATTATTTAGGGCACTTTTAAGTTGAATCAATTAACCATTTTATTTGTGTTTGTCTCTGTATTGGTGTAATAACTTTCTGTTGAAATTATCTTCCGCTTTTTTA includes the following:
- a CDS encoding oxidoreductase, whose product is MKNIFLVIIASSVFLSCKTARDSVVYNESAAFESVQVDTLFQDKISIRALVVDADKVWYAANNSRFGYFDLVKNKKVENNSIKDTLKREFRSIAQTQEYIFILNVSNPALLYKVSKKEGTLKLVYQEHHEKVFYDSMQFWNDKEGIAMGDPIGESLSIIITRDGGNSWNRIPSNKLPKVSAGEAAFAASNTNIVLKGNNAWIVSGGVKSRVFYSSDKGKNWEVYNTPIIQGKAMTGIFTADFYDAKNGFIAGGDYEVPIQNFTNKAITKDGGKTWELIGENQGFGYASCIQYVPDSKGKGLVSVGATGLHYSSDSGNSWKQLATDPGFFTIRFINDHTAIAAGHNKMVRIIFK